The following are from one region of the Thermococcus cleftensis genome:
- a CDS encoding ferritin-like domain-containing protein, producing the protein MYDVEGVVEALSKLSYEEVLAYWIASELEEARFYRELARRARNLGLGEELVKTFEKLAQDSISHARDLESQFKSSYGRNPRSDVPPLEVLPVLDKFERADQLEDVLKAAMESELIAHEAYKLLAEKVNGGKLREFYLKLAEVERGHYEALRKMMEGLGKN; encoded by the coding sequence ATGTACGACGTTGAGGGGGTCGTCGAGGCCCTGTCAAAGCTGAGCTACGAGGAGGTCCTGGCCTACTGGATAGCGAGCGAGCTCGAGGAGGCTAGGTTTTACCGCGAGCTGGCCAGGCGCGCGAGGAACCTGGGTCTAGGTGAGGAGCTTGTGAAAACCTTCGAGAAGCTCGCCCAGGATTCTATCTCCCACGCCAGGGATCTTGAGTCCCAATTCAAGTCCTCCTATGGTAGGAACCCAAGGAGTGACGTCCCTCCCCTTGAGGTGCTCCCGGTTCTCGATAAGTTCGAGAGGGCCGACCAGCTGGAGGATGTCTTGAAGGCGGCCATGGAGAGCGAGCTGATAGCCCACGAGGCGTACAAGCTGCTCGCCGAGAAGGTGAATGGGGGTAAACTTCGGGAGTTCTACCTCAAGCTGGCTGAAGTCGAGCGCGGCCACTACGAGGCACTCAGGAAAATGATGGAGGGGCTGGGAAAAAACTGA
- a CDS encoding ferritin family protein, with protein MTDLEGLSFLEELPLRELLAHWIFLEGDKALLYLRLSRKAKNLGLDDAYDMFKLLSREAERHERKLRTLYTRKFGAEIPEVHGPSLEELSDIGELESENDVFAVLKCALELEEVAERVYSILTGKADDDFLRAVFSYLGSTEKLHERAIESLMRDYGYAEGVRKGEIGAS; from the coding sequence ATGACCGATCTTGAAGGCCTGTCTTTCCTTGAGGAACTTCCGCTGAGGGAGCTTCTCGCCCATTGGATATTCCTGGAGGGCGACAAGGCTCTTCTTTACCTTAGGCTTTCCAGAAAGGCGAAGAACCTGGGTCTCGACGATGCTTATGATATGTTCAAGCTCCTCTCCCGTGAGGCGGAGAGGCATGAGAGGAAGCTGAGAACTCTGTACACCCGGAAGTTCGGGGCGGAAATTCCAGAAGTCCACGGCCCATCTCTGGAGGAACTCTCGGATATAGGGGAGCTTGAGAGCGAAAACGACGTTTTTGCCGTTCTTAAATGTGCCCTTGAGCTGGAGGAAGTCGCTGAGAGGGTTTACTCAATTCTGACCGGGAAGGCTGACGACGATTTCCTGAGGGCGGTCTTTTCATACCTTGGCTCCACCGAGAAGCTTCATGAGAGAGCCATAGAGTCGCTGATGAGGGACTACGGCTATGCGGAAGGGGTAAGAAAAGGTGAAATTGGGGCCAGCTGA
- a CDS encoding 4Fe-4S dicluster domain-containing protein, which yields MRAPILVPTVLRNLARKPATNLFPKTEPVPVPEDFRGQLKYNVDKCVGCRMCVTVCPAGVFVYLPDIRKVALWTARCVYCSQCVDVCPTGALEMSDEFLLASYDNGDDKFIPLKEEKIEEIRRKLEEQKKAKERAKAKVEKK from the coding sequence GTGAGGGCACCTATACTCGTCCCAACGGTGCTCAGGAACCTGGCGAGGAAGCCAGCGACCAACCTCTTCCCCAAGACCGAGCCAGTGCCGGTTCCGGAGGACTTCAGGGGCCAGCTGAAGTACAACGTCGATAAGTGCGTCGGCTGTAGAATGTGCGTCACCGTCTGCCCGGCCGGTGTTTTTGTCTATCTACCCGACATCAGGAAGGTGGCCCTCTGGACCGCCCGTTGCGTCTACTGCTCCCAGTGCGTTGACGTCTGCCCGACAGGGGCTTTGGAGATGAGCGACGAGTTCCTCCTGGCCAGCTACGACAACGGCGACGACAAATTTATCCCGCTCAAGGAGGAGAAAATCGAAGAGATAAGGCGGAAGCTCGAGGAGCAGAAGAAGGCCAAGGAGCGGGCTAAAGCCAAGGTAGAGAAAAAGTGA
- a CDS encoding respiratory chain complex I subunit 1 family protein — MDVMGNIVYPVAGLLGLYGFVSLASLLWEGIDRKLVARMQRRVGPPLIQPFYDFLKLMSKETIVPNTANYMFRAAPVLALATAIALLAYTPMGFTPIMASKGDVIVFIYLLALISFFKIVGAISSGSPYAKIGAAREATVMVSREPAMMLAIFAIMWRLGKLGVDRPFSMGIFYQHNIWEIGTPMSFVGAIILLYVFCVWLASEIEVGFFNIPDAEEEIAEGLLVEYSGRYLALLKLTKALKAYIAASLVVAIFFPWGIADYFNLTGLSAEVVNLLFHTLKVFILLFVVESVFRAVTGRLKITQAVDFLWKNVFLASLVGSLLIAMEVIM, encoded by the coding sequence ATGGACGTTATGGGCAACATCGTTTACCCGGTCGCGGGACTGCTCGGCCTCTACGGTTTCGTCTCACTCGCCTCACTCCTCTGGGAGGGGATAGACAGGAAGCTGGTAGCGAGGATGCAGAGGCGCGTTGGGCCGCCGCTGATACAGCCGTTCTACGACTTCCTCAAGCTGATGAGCAAGGAGACGATAGTTCCAAACACTGCCAACTACATGTTCCGGGCCGCGCCGGTTTTAGCCCTGGCGACTGCCATAGCGCTCCTGGCTTACACGCCGATGGGATTCACGCCCATTATGGCGAGCAAGGGCGACGTCATCGTCTTCATCTACCTCCTCGCCCTGATAAGCTTCTTCAAGATAGTGGGAGCGATAAGCTCTGGCAGTCCGTACGCGAAGATAGGAGCCGCGAGGGAAGCGACGGTGATGGTTTCCAGAGAGCCCGCGATGATGCTCGCTATCTTCGCCATAATGTGGCGCCTCGGTAAGCTCGGCGTGGACAGGCCGTTCAGCATGGGCATCTTCTACCAGCACAACATCTGGGAGATAGGGACGCCCATGAGCTTCGTTGGGGCGATAATACTCCTCTACGTCTTCTGCGTCTGGCTGGCGAGCGAGATAGAGGTCGGGTTCTTCAACATACCCGATGCAGAGGAGGAAATAGCCGAGGGACTGCTCGTGGAGTACAGCGGAAGGTACCTTGCCCTGCTCAAGCTGACGAAGGCTCTCAAAGCTTATATAGCCGCTTCCCTCGTGGTCGCGATATTCTTCCCCTGGGGGATAGCTGACTACTTCAACCTCACCGGCCTTTCAGCAGAGGTTGTGAACCTGCTCTTCCACACGCTGAAGGTCTTCATACTGCTCTTCGTCGTCGAGAGCGTCTTTAGAGCAGTGACGGGAAGGCTGAAGATAACGCAGGCCGTTGACTTCCTCTGGAAGAACGTCTTCTTAGCGTCGCTCGTCGGCTCGCTCCTCATAGCGATGGAGGTGATAATGTGA
- a CDS encoding hydrogenase large subunit has translation MTKVEYWVKIPFGPIHPGLEEPEKFILTLDGERIVDVDVKLGYNLRGIQWIALRRNYVQIMYLAERMCGICSFSHNHTYTRAVEEAAGIEVPERAEYIRVIIGELERIHSHLLNLGVLAHDIGYDTVLHLTWLAREKVMDTLEAVAGNRVNYSMVTIGGVRRDIDEKRRRIILDMIKYYREVLPQIEDIFLHDPTIEARFRDCAVISKRVAMEQGAVGPTGRGSGIRDDARWSERLGVYPDLGIKPVMPGDVTGERPRGDVFDRMAVRIGELWQSLELIEHALDQMPDGKIKLFPKDNVLVAKLRIMVDEEGVGRYEAPRGELIHYVRGKKGSDKPLRWKPREPTFPNLFAVAEGVKGDQVADFVVAVASIDPCLSCTDRVAVLSDGRKRILTEKDLLKASIKKTREINPDVKGDPTPVGLGCSR, from the coding sequence ATGACCAAAGTCGAGTACTGGGTCAAGATACCCTTCGGACCCATTCACCCCGGCCTGGAGGAGCCGGAGAAGTTCATACTCACCCTCGACGGCGAGAGGATAGTCGATGTGGACGTCAAGCTCGGATACAACCTGCGCGGAATCCAGTGGATAGCCCTCAGGAGGAACTACGTCCAGATAATGTACCTGGCGGAGAGGATGTGCGGAATCTGCTCCTTCTCCCACAACCACACCTACACTAGGGCCGTCGAGGAAGCGGCCGGGATAGAGGTGCCGGAGAGGGCCGAGTACATCAGGGTTATAATCGGCGAGCTGGAGAGAATCCACTCCCACCTGCTCAACCTCGGAGTTCTGGCCCACGACATAGGCTACGACACGGTGCTACACCTTACCTGGCTGGCCCGTGAGAAGGTCATGGACACCCTTGAGGCAGTTGCCGGAAACCGCGTAAACTACTCGATGGTGACGATAGGGGGAGTGAGGAGGGACATAGACGAGAAGAGGAGGCGGATAATCCTCGACATGATAAAGTACTACCGCGAGGTTCTCCCGCAGATTGAGGATATCTTCCTCCACGACCCGACGATAGAGGCCCGTTTCAGGGACTGTGCTGTGATAAGCAAGCGCGTCGCGATGGAGCAGGGCGCGGTCGGCCCGACCGGAAGGGGAAGCGGAATCAGGGACGACGCGAGGTGGAGCGAGAGGCTCGGCGTCTACCCCGACCTCGGGATAAAACCGGTGATGCCCGGGGACGTTACGGGCGAGAGGCCGAGGGGGGACGTCTTCGACAGAATGGCAGTCAGGATAGGCGAGCTGTGGCAGAGCCTTGAGCTTATAGAGCACGCCCTCGATCAGATGCCGGACGGGAAAATCAAGCTCTTCCCCAAGGACAACGTTCTGGTCGCGAAGCTCAGGATAATGGTGGACGAAGAGGGGGTTGGAAGGTACGAGGCCCCGAGGGGAGAGCTGATTCACTACGTCCGCGGAAAGAAGGGAAGCGACAAGCCCCTCCGCTGGAAGCCGAGGGAGCCGACCTTCCCGAACCTCTTCGCGGTTGCTGAGGGAGTTAAGGGAGACCAGGTCGCTGACTTCGTCGTTGCGGTCGCCTCGATTGACCCATGCCTGAGCTGTACGGACAGGGTTGCCGTCCTCAGCGACGGCAGGAAGAGAATCTTAACCGAGAAGGACCTCCTGAAGGCCTCGATAAAGAAGACGCGCGAGATTAACCCAGATGTAAAGGGCGACCCGACCCCGGTCGGTCTCGGCTGTTCGAGGTGA
- a CDS encoding NADH-quinone oxidoreductase subunit C, producing the protein MSETEVKEPTKAGKVAEAIAERFPNAQVEVKTNKWGRERVWVRVEKSEYRELMKFIKELDGEAHYSIGIEQDLGEELGFLSHLVIYYDDAPAVSLLIDVHAPKDDPVIPDISDIFPIAAQYEREGMEMVGIDFEGAPDKRRLFLPEDFPEGIYPLRLDEKGVPEEMVHNAGHPYYLKGGAKK; encoded by the coding sequence ATGAGCGAGACCGAGGTTAAGGAGCCCACCAAGGCCGGGAAGGTCGCGGAGGCAATAGCGGAGCGCTTTCCAAACGCCCAAGTTGAAGTGAAGACCAACAAGTGGGGGCGCGAGAGAGTGTGGGTTCGCGTTGAGAAAAGCGAGTACCGCGAGCTGATGAAGTTCATAAAGGAACTCGACGGCGAGGCCCACTACTCGATAGGCATCGAGCAGGACCTTGGAGAGGAGCTCGGCTTCCTGAGCCACCTCGTGATCTACTACGACGACGCCCCGGCCGTTTCCCTGCTCATAGACGTCCACGCGCCCAAGGACGACCCGGTGATTCCGGACATCAGTGATATCTTTCCAATAGCAGCGCAATACGAAAGGGAAGGCATGGAAATGGTCGGCATAGACTTCGAGGGAGCGCCAGACAAGAGGAGGCTCTTCTTACCAGAGGACTTCCCGGAGGGAATCTACCCGCTCCGCCTCGATGAGAAGGGCGTTCCCGAGGAGATGGTGCACAACGCAGGGCACCCGTACTACCTCAAAGGAGGTGCAAAGAAATGA
- a CDS encoding NADH-quinone oxidoreductase subunit B family protein, with the protein MSIKVPANGGSNSPEREGLEKRIAQLCRYIGKSPWVFHVNSGSCNGCDIEIIAALTPRYDAERFGVKLVGSPRHADILLVTGPVTNQSLERVKLVYEQTPDPKIVIAVGSCPTGGSVFYESPFTNAPLSNVIPVDVYVPGCPPRPEAILHGVVLALEKLAKILKGEVPEVKE; encoded by the coding sequence ATGAGCATCAAAGTTCCCGCTAACGGAGGTTCAAACTCACCGGAACGCGAGGGGCTTGAGAAGAGAATCGCCCAGCTGTGCCGCTACATAGGAAAGTCACCCTGGGTCTTCCACGTGAACAGCGGCTCGTGCAACGGCTGCGACATCGAGATAATAGCGGCCCTGACCCCAAGATACGACGCGGAGCGCTTCGGAGTCAAGCTCGTCGGCAGTCCGAGGCACGCGGATATACTCCTCGTTACCGGGCCTGTAACCAACCAGAGCCTTGAGAGGGTCAAGCTGGTCTACGAGCAAACTCCAGACCCGAAGATAGTGATAGCGGTCGGCTCCTGCCCCACCGGCGGGAGCGTCTTCTACGAGAGCCCCTTCACCAACGCACCGCTGAGCAACGTCATTCCGGTAGATGTTTACGTCCCCGGCTGTCCGCCGAGGCCCGAAGCTATACTCCACGGCGTCGTTTTGGCCCTCGAAAAGCTGGCTAAAATCCTGAAGGGTGAGGTCCCGGAGGTGAAAGAATGA
- a CDS encoding proton-conducting transporter transmembrane domain-containing protein gives MNGEAILPYLIIIPLFGAFSMPIVNLLGRKAREAWAVMISGATLAVGSAIFYYVWDTKKILVYTLGAKSPLGQGVGFPIRIVWEVDLFGAIMVLMVTLVSFLAVLYSLGYMKHDTGLDKYYTLIIILELGMLGIAITGDLFNFYVFLEIMSIASYALVAFRNDTWEGIEAGIKYMFVGSIASSFVLLGIALLYGQYGTLTMSYLALKLAQSPSVTAKVALALFIAGLLFKSGASPVHMWLADAHPAAPSSISAMLSGLVIKIGGIYALTRILFSIYGASISVKTVGWVVIIFACITLIVGNAMAVIQNDMKRLLAYSSVGQIGYILLGLGIGLAAYGSQTGEIAMAGAIYHTFNHALMKALLFLIAGVVIHQLGTRDLNELSGLAKAMPKTTFAFLIGAAAIIGMPPLNGFASKWLIYESSAIFNPILGAIAIIGTAFCTAAYVKVLYTFFGRPSERVMKAKDPEGTMLWPIIILVVAIIVMGLFPWQISDKVMIPAVKALENQLAYVSAVLGGA, from the coding sequence ATGAACGGCGAGGCGATACTTCCATACCTCATAATCATTCCGCTCTTCGGAGCGTTCTCGATGCCGATAGTCAATCTGCTCGGAAGAAAGGCCAGGGAAGCGTGGGCCGTCATGATTTCCGGCGCAACGCTCGCCGTCGGCTCCGCAATCTTCTACTACGTCTGGGATACCAAGAAAATCCTCGTCTACACACTCGGTGCCAAGAGCCCACTCGGCCAGGGCGTGGGCTTTCCAATAAGGATAGTCTGGGAGGTTGACCTCTTCGGCGCGATAATGGTGCTGATGGTAACTCTCGTGAGCTTCCTGGCCGTGCTTTATTCCCTCGGCTACATGAAGCACGACACCGGCCTCGACAAGTACTACACCCTCATCATAATCCTCGAGCTCGGAATGCTCGGCATAGCCATAACCGGCGACCTCTTCAACTTCTACGTCTTCCTGGAGATAATGAGCATCGCCAGCTACGCGCTCGTCGCCTTCAGGAACGACACCTGGGAGGGCATTGAAGCCGGCATCAAGTACATGTTCGTCGGCTCGATAGCGAGTTCCTTCGTGCTCCTCGGTATAGCGCTCCTCTACGGCCAGTACGGAACGCTCACTATGAGCTATCTCGCTTTAAAGCTCGCCCAAAGCCCGAGCGTTACGGCCAAGGTTGCCCTGGCACTCTTCATAGCGGGGCTCCTCTTCAAGAGCGGTGCTTCTCCAGTCCACATGTGGCTTGCCGATGCTCACCCGGCCGCGCCGAGCTCGATAAGTGCCATGCTCTCCGGTCTCGTCATCAAGATAGGCGGAATCTACGCCCTCACGAGGATACTCTTCAGCATCTACGGGGCAAGCATAAGCGTTAAGACCGTCGGCTGGGTGGTCATCATCTTCGCCTGCATAACCCTCATCGTCGGCAACGCGATGGCGGTAATCCAGAACGACATGAAGAGGCTCCTGGCCTACTCTTCAGTCGGGCAGATAGGATACATTCTCCTCGGCCTCGGAATCGGTTTAGCGGCCTACGGAAGCCAGACCGGAGAGATAGCGATGGCGGGAGCGATTTACCACACCTTCAACCACGCCCTCATGAAGGCACTCCTCTTCCTGATTGCCGGTGTGGTCATTCATCAACTCGGCACGAGGGACCTCAACGAGCTGAGCGGCTTGGCTAAGGCGATGCCGAAGACGACCTTTGCCTTCCTGATCGGAGCGGCCGCGATAATAGGAATGCCCCCGCTGAACGGCTTCGCGAGCAAATGGCTCATCTACGAGAGCTCGGCAATATTCAACCCGATACTCGGCGCGATAGCAATAATAGGAACGGCATTCTGTACCGCTGCCTACGTCAAGGTGCTCTACACCTTCTTTGGAAGGCCCAGCGAGAGGGTCATGAAGGCCAAAGACCCCGAGGGAACGATGCTCTGGCCGATAATAATCCTGGTGGTTGCCATAATCGTCATGGGGCTCTTCCCGTGGCAGATAAGCGACAAGGTCATGATTCCAGCCGTGAAGGCCCTTGAGAACCAGCTGGCCTACGTAAGCGCCGTCTTAGGGGGTGCGTGA
- a CDS encoding NADH-quinone oxidoreductase subunit K: protein MIQFQFITAFLLIALGIYAFLAKRNLIKLILALDIIDSGIHLLLISLGYRIELDQIPTAPIYTGYETLKSPMVGPLPQALVLTSIVIGVCVLSLAVALTINAYRHYGTLDVRALRRLRG, encoded by the coding sequence GTGATTCAGTTCCAGTTCATCACCGCGTTCCTGCTCATAGCCCTCGGAATCTACGCCTTTCTGGCAAAGAGGAACCTAATCAAGCTGATTTTGGCGCTCGACATCATAGACTCGGGGATACACCTGCTCCTCATCAGCCTCGGCTATCGCATAGAGCTGGACCAGATCCCGACCGCGCCGATTTACACCGGCTACGAGACGCTGAAAAGCCCGATGGTCGGACCGCTTCCCCAAGCTTTGGTCCTCACGAGCATAGTCATCGGCGTCTGTGTGCTCTCGCTCGCGGTTGCGCTCACAATAAACGCCTACCGCCACTACGGAACCCTTGACGTGAGAGCCCTGAGGAGGTTGAGGGGATGA
- a CDS encoding Na(+)/H(+) antiporter subunit B, translated as MREDMGLIVKTTARAIIPLIGIFGAYIVMHGHLTPGGGFQGGATIAGAGILFLVAFGLDEMKKHYNKSLYSVLEGVGGLAFLGAAMLGMGVAFFYNTLWHNGPFFNGEPGTLLSAGFLPIMNLAVGLKVFTGLVSALTAIALYRRWKS; from the coding sequence ATGAGAGAGGATATGGGGCTCATCGTGAAGACCACTGCCAGAGCCATAATCCCACTCATCGGAATCTTCGGTGCCTACATAGTGATGCACGGTCACCTTACCCCAGGAGGCGGATTCCAGGGTGGAGCGACGATAGCGGGGGCGGGGATACTGTTCCTGGTCGCCTTCGGCCTCGACGAGATGAAGAAGCACTACAACAAGAGCCTCTACTCGGTCCTGGAGGGAGTGGGCGGTCTGGCCTTCCTCGGCGCGGCGATGCTCGGCATGGGCGTTGCTTTCTTCTACAACACGCTCTGGCACAACGGGCCCTTCTTCAACGGAGAACCGGGAACGCTCCTCTCGGCGGGGTTCCTGCCGATAATGAACTTAGCGGTGGGTCTGAAGGTGTTTACCGGCCTCGTCAGCGCGCTGACGGCGATAGCCCTCTACAGGAGGTGGAAGTCGTGA
- the mbhE gene encoding hydrogen gas-evolving membrane-bound hydrogenase subunit E produces the protein MKRTIAYLSLLFILGVLLYIANPDYGLKFGPGGSEWLSLRYTDNYYITHGLEEVGGTNIVTDIVFDYRGYDTIGEATVLFTAIAGAIALLRPWRRDRA, from the coding sequence GTGAAGAGAACAATAGCTTACCTCTCACTGCTGTTTATCCTCGGCGTGCTCCTCTACATAGCGAACCCCGACTACGGCCTCAAGTTCGGCCCGGGCGGCAGCGAGTGGCTCTCGCTCCGCTACACGGACAACTACTACATCACCCACGGCCTCGAGGAGGTCGGCGGTACGAACATAGTCACCGACATAGTCTTTGACTACCGTGGCTACGATACCATAGGTGAGGCGACGGTTCTCTTCACGGCCATAGCCGGCGCGATAGCCCTTCTAAGGCCCTGGAGGAGGGATAGGGCATGA
- a CDS encoding hydrogenase subunit MbhD domain-containing protein, with translation MNALTVDMAIQAIILIGVLITAYLTIRFRDLLAAALMSAAMSLLLSLEFYMLHAPDVAIAEAAVGAGVVTAVVVYGIAKTERWEVEP, from the coding sequence ATGAACGCCCTGACGGTTGACATGGCGATTCAGGCGATTATTCTCATCGGCGTCCTGATCACGGCCTACCTCACGATTCGCTTCAGGGATTTGCTGGCCGCTGCCCTCATGTCGGCTGCGATGAGCCTTCTCCTGAGCCTTGAGTTCTACATGCTCCACGCACCTGACGTGGCGATAGCAGAGGCTGCCGTCGGGGCCGGTGTTGTCACGGCCGTCGTAGTTTACGGCATAGCGAAGACCGAGAGATGGGAGGTGGAACCGTGA
- the mnhG gene encoding monovalent cation/H(+) antiporter subunit G, which produces MIEYLIYAFLAINITFNLLGSIALHRFPDVYTRLHGATKCTTFGTIFAVLAVVTHALYRLHVTGDPKYLQMALHSFVALVALLLTNPVGAHAIAKAAHLSGYKPARAVIDAYEEKLGGEEE; this is translated from the coding sequence ATGATTGAGTACCTGATTTACGCCTTCCTCGCGATAAATATAACCTTCAACCTCCTCGGGAGCATAGCCCTCCACCGCTTCCCCGACGTCTACACGAGGCTCCACGGGGCGACAAAGTGCACGACGTTTGGAACGATATTCGCGGTTTTAGCGGTCGTCACCCACGCCCTTTACAGGCTTCACGTCACTGGCGACCCGAAGTACCTCCAGATGGCCCTCCACAGCTTCGTGGCCCTGGTGGCTCTCCTCCTGACGAACCCGGTCGGGGCACACGCAATAGCCAAGGCCGCCCACCTGAGCGGCTACAAGCCGGCCAGAGCGGTCATCGATGCCTACGAGGAGAAGCTCGGGGGTGAGGAGGAATGA
- a CDS encoding cation:proton antiporter, with product MIEPVFFYAALIISIGAFLAILRILLGPTVPDRVVGVDTLNTLVVAGMVLLGAAYDRTIYIDIAIVYALLSYIGTLIVARYLQGGLK from the coding sequence ATGATCGAACCGGTGTTCTTCTACGCGGCGCTGATAATCTCAATAGGCGCGTTCTTAGCCATACTCAGGATTCTACTCGGTCCAACTGTTCCCGACAGGGTCGTCGGCGTCGATACTCTCAACACCCTCGTCGTTGCCGGCATGGTTCTCCTCGGCGCGGCATACGACAGGACGATTTACATCGACATAGCCATCGTTTACGCGCTCCTCAGCTACATAGGAACGCTGATAGTCGCGAGATACCTTCAGGGGGGATTGAAATGA
- a CDS encoding monovalent cation/H+ antiporter subunit E, protein MPFMVAFVFAYLLWLVLTAGTNGLLWSTGELIAGLIFAGVVAYTTKDVIGEKSTRFLNPIKWLEFAVYSVGPLFWGMVKANFHVAWLVITGKIRPGIVRVPVDLENDAQYTILSNSITLTPGTLTVDACPKEKALYVHWIDIPPGLERPENSEPVSGPFEKWARRLGR, encoded by the coding sequence TTGCCCTTCATGGTCGCGTTCGTCTTCGCGTACCTCCTGTGGCTCGTCTTGACAGCTGGAACTAACGGACTGCTCTGGAGCACGGGGGAGCTGATAGCGGGACTGATATTTGCCGGAGTAGTTGCCTACACGACGAAAGACGTAATCGGCGAGAAATCGACGCGCTTTCTCAACCCGATAAAGTGGCTCGAGTTCGCGGTTTACAGCGTTGGGCCGCTCTTCTGGGGCATGGTTAAGGCCAACTTCCACGTTGCCTGGCTCGTCATAACCGGGAAGATAAGGCCGGGCATCGTTAGAGTCCCCGTTGACCTCGAGAACGACGCCCAGTACACCATTCTGAGCAACTCGATAACCCTCACGCCGGGAACGCTCACAGTGGATGCATGCCCCAAGGAGAAGGCCCTCTACGTCCACTGGATTGACATTCCTCCCGGCTTAGAGAGGCCGGAGAACTCGGAGCCGGTTTCAGGTCCCTTCGAAAAGTGGGCCAGGAGGCTGGGAAGATGA